In Sporichthyaceae bacterium, a genomic segment contains:
- a CDS encoding NADH-quinone oxidoreductase subunit C, with protein sequence MTDADKTHTHQQVTTPGAAAGVSNAVEQPAANQPENLPTPPGAGGTTVDVRHGMFGVRGSGDTSGYSGLVRNVTFPAPTEAPYGGWFDGVADDLRRALIPTGLGWNDAIEAVVVDRGEITFHVRRERLVEVARSLRDDPQLRFELCSGVSGVHYPHETGRELHAVYHLLSITHNRRIRLEVSAPDADPHIPSVYSVYPTNDWHERETYDFFGIVFDGHPALTRIEMPDDWPGHPQRKDYPLGGIPVEYKGATIPPPDERRSYN encoded by the coding sequence GTGACTGACGCGGACAAGACCCACACGCACCAGCAGGTCACCACGCCCGGTGCGGCGGCTGGGGTGTCGAACGCGGTGGAACAGCCTGCGGCCAACCAACCGGAGAACCTGCCCACCCCGCCCGGCGCCGGGGGCACGACCGTCGACGTCCGGCACGGCATGTTCGGCGTCCGCGGCTCCGGGGACACCTCGGGCTACTCCGGGCTGGTCCGCAACGTCACGTTCCCGGCACCGACCGAGGCGCCCTACGGCGGCTGGTTCGACGGCGTCGCCGACGACCTGCGGCGCGCCCTGATCCCGACCGGCCTCGGCTGGAACGACGCGATCGAGGCCGTGGTCGTCGACCGCGGCGAGATCACCTTCCACGTCCGCCGCGAGCGGCTGGTCGAGGTTGCGCGGTCGCTGCGCGACGACCCGCAGCTGCGCTTCGAGTTGTGCTCCGGGGTCTCCGGCGTGCACTACCCGCACGAGACCGGCCGCGAGTTGCACGCCGTCTACCACCTGCTCTCGATCACGCACAACCGACGGATCCGGCTCGAGGTCTCGGCCCCGGACGCCGACCCGCACATCCCGTCGGTGTACTCGGTCTACCCGACCAACGACTGGCACGAGCGGGAGACCTACGACTTCTTCGGGATCGTCTTCGACGGCCACCCGGCGCTGACCCGCATCGAGATGCCCGACGACTGGCCGGGTCACCCGCAGCGCAAGGACTACCCCCTGGGCGGCATCCCCGTCGAGTACAAGGGCGCGACAATTCCGCCGCCCGACGAGCGGAGGTCGTACAACTGA
- a CDS encoding (4Fe-4S)-binding protein — protein MFDVEKNPWVDPDAASIDEVKNAIRNCPSGALTMKQL, from the coding sequence GTGTTCGACGTCGAGAAGAATCCGTGGGTCGACCCGGACGCCGCCTCGATCGACGAGGTCAAGAACGCGATCCGCAACTGCCCGTCGGGCGCGTTGACCATGAAGCAGCTCTGA
- a CDS encoding enoyl-CoA hydratase/isomerase family protein, with amino-acid sequence MSQSAPALPIAAEPTVSFEGDFAVLSLGAGEGRFSGESIAALNSCLDEVESSAALALITTADSKIWSNGFDTGWLAAHPDAAAATMVATEKLFARVLTFPMPTVAALGGHVFAGGVMLALSHDLRLMRSDRGFLCLPEVDLGVVFTVGMTALLTATMTPATTHRAMVLGERFTAADALAAGLISEAVAVDDLPARAREVAKTLGGRDRATVAGLKRRVYANAVAELGASAPDAAMLAALHAATS; translated from the coding sequence TTGAGCCAGTCCGCCCCCGCTCTGCCGATCGCGGCCGAACCCACGGTGTCCTTCGAGGGCGACTTTGCGGTGCTCTCGCTGGGGGCCGGCGAGGGCCGGTTCAGCGGCGAGTCGATCGCCGCCCTGAACTCCTGCCTCGACGAGGTGGAGTCCTCCGCCGCGCTCGCCCTGATCACCACGGCCGACAGCAAGATCTGGAGCAACGGCTTCGACACCGGCTGGCTGGCCGCCCACCCGGACGCCGCGGCCGCCACGATGGTGGCGACCGAGAAGCTGTTCGCCCGCGTGCTGACCTTCCCGATGCCCACCGTCGCCGCGCTCGGCGGCCACGTGTTCGCCGGCGGCGTGATGCTCGCGCTGTCCCACGACCTGCGGCTCATGAGGTCCGACCGCGGGTTCCTGTGCCTGCCCGAGGTCGACCTGGGCGTGGTGTTCACGGTGGGGATGACGGCGCTGCTGACCGCCACGATGACCCCGGCCACCACGCACCGGGCGATGGTGCTCGGCGAGCGCTTCACCGCTGCCGACGCGCTGGCTGCCGGGCTGATCTCCGAGGCTGTCGCCGTCGACGACCTGCCGGCCCGGGCCCGCGAGGTCGCCAAGACCCTCGGCGGACGCGACCGGGCCACGGTCGCCGGCCTGAAGCGCCGGGTCTACGCCAACGCGGTCGCCGAGTTGGGCGCCAGCGCCCCGGACGCGGCGATGCTGGCCGCCCTGCACGCGGCCACTTCCTGA
- a CDS encoding demethylmenaquinone methyltransferase, translating into MSRATLDKKPAEVAAMFDGVARRYDITNDVLSLGRARRWRGDVAAAVAARPGHVVLDLAGGTGTSALPFVTAGARAVCCDFSLGMLRVGRARAPQVEFVAGDAMRLPFADGAFDAVTISFGLRNVADPAGAAAEMLRVTRPGGRLVVCEFSRPTWAPFRTVYTEYLMRALPAVARRVATNPDAYVYLAESIRAWPDQPELAAVLAEAGWGEVGWRNLSGGIVALHRARRPA; encoded by the coding sequence ATGAGTCGAGCGACCCTGGACAAGAAGCCGGCCGAGGTGGCCGCGATGTTCGACGGCGTCGCCCGCCGCTACGACATCACCAACGACGTGCTGAGCCTGGGCCGGGCCCGGCGCTGGCGCGGGGACGTGGCCGCGGCCGTCGCCGCCCGCCCCGGCCACGTGGTCCTCGACCTGGCCGGCGGCACCGGCACCAGCGCGCTGCCGTTCGTCACGGCCGGGGCGCGGGCCGTCTGCTGCGATTTCTCGCTGGGCATGCTCCGGGTCGGCCGGGCCCGAGCACCGCAGGTCGAGTTCGTGGCCGGCGACGCCATGCGCCTGCCGTTCGCCGACGGGGCCTTCGACGCCGTGACGATCTCCTTCGGCCTGCGCAACGTGGCCGACCCGGCCGGGGCCGCCGCCGAGATGCTGCGCGTCACCCGGCCCGGCGGCCGGTTGGTCGTGTGCGAGTTCAGCAGGCCGACCTGGGCGCCGTTCCGCACCGTGTACACCGAGTACCTGATGCGGGCACTGCCCGCCGTCGCCCGCCGGGTGGCGACCAACCCCGACGCCTACGTCTACCTGGCCGAGTCGATCCGGGCCTGGCCCGACCAGCCGGAACTGGCCGCGGTGCTGGCCGAGGCGGGCTGGGGCGAGGTCGGCTGGCGCAACCTGTCCGGGGGGATTGTGGCCCTGCATCGGGCCCGTCGACCTGCCTGA
- a CDS encoding NADH-quinone oxidoreductase subunit A: MNGNVYIPIAVLAALAFGFAAFSVLAGRLTGPRRYNRAKLDAYECGIEPTPQPVGGGRFPVKYFLTAMLFIIFDVEIIFLYPWAVTFDSFGISILIEMVLFMVTVFVPFVYVWRRGGLEWD, from the coding sequence GTGAACGGAAACGTCTACATCCCGATCGCGGTGCTCGCCGCACTCGCATTCGGCTTCGCCGCTTTCTCGGTCCTGGCGGGTCGACTGACCGGCCCGCGGCGCTACAACCGGGCCAAGCTCGACGCGTACGAATGCGGCATCGAGCCGACCCCGCAGCCGGTCGGCGGCGGCCGTTTCCCGGTCAAGTACTTCCTGACCGCGATGCTGTTCATCATCTTCGACGTCGAGATCATCTTCCTCTACCCGTGGGCCGTCACCTTCGACTCGTTCGGCATCTCGATCCTGATCGAGATGGTGCTGTTCATGGTCACCGTGTTCGTGCCGTTCGTGTACGTGTGGCGCCGGGGCGGTCTGGAGTGGGACTGA
- the nuoD gene encoding NADH dehydrogenase (quinone) subunit D: MTEYYQESATADPYGATADAASGKVFNLSGGDWDRVVADLGDAPEERIVVNMGPQHPSTHGVLRLILELEGETVTEARCGIGYLHTGIEKNCEYRSFTQAVTFLTRADYLASFYSETAYCLAVEKLLGITDEIPERATVSRVLLMELNRVSSHLVALATGAMELGAVTPMMFGFREREQILDIFEEISGARMNNAFIRPGGLANDIPDSAIEKIKDFIKIWPGRSADIVKLLNGQPIWQGRTVGVGYLDLTGCMALGITGPILRATGLPHDLRKSQPYCGYENYDFDVITETGCDAWGRYLIRVNEMNESMKIVQQCLDRLEPGPVMVADKKIAWPAQLSVGGDGIGNSLEHIKKIMGESMEALIHHFKLVTEGFRVPAGQVYVPVEHPRGELGCHLVSDGGTRPYRVHFRDPSFTNLQAVAAMSEGSLVADVIAAVASIDPVMGGVDR; this comes from the coding sequence ATGACCGAGTACTACCAGGAGTCGGCGACCGCCGACCCGTACGGTGCCACAGCTGACGCAGCATCAGGCAAGGTCTTCAACCTCTCCGGCGGTGACTGGGACCGGGTCGTGGCCGACCTCGGAGATGCTCCCGAGGAGCGCATCGTCGTCAACATGGGCCCGCAGCACCCGTCCACGCACGGCGTGCTCCGGCTCATCCTCGAGCTCGAGGGCGAGACGGTCACCGAGGCCCGCTGCGGCATCGGCTACCTGCACACCGGCATCGAGAAGAACTGCGAGTACCGCTCGTTCACGCAGGCGGTCACGTTCCTGACCCGGGCCGACTACCTCGCCTCGTTCTACTCCGAGACCGCCTACTGCCTGGCGGTCGAGAAGCTGCTCGGTATCACCGACGAGATCCCCGAGCGCGCCACGGTCAGCCGCGTCCTGCTGATGGAGCTCAACCGGGTGTCCTCCCACCTGGTCGCGCTGGCCACCGGCGCGATGGAGCTCGGCGCAGTCACGCCGATGATGTTCGGATTCCGTGAGCGCGAGCAGATCCTCGACATCTTCGAGGAGATCAGCGGCGCCCGGATGAACAACGCGTTCATCCGGCCCGGTGGCCTGGCGAACGACATCCCGGACTCGGCGATCGAGAAGATCAAGGACTTCATCAAGATCTGGCCCGGCCGCTCCGCCGACATCGTGAAGCTGCTCAACGGCCAGCCGATCTGGCAGGGCCGCACGGTCGGCGTCGGGTACCTCGACCTGACCGGTTGCATGGCGCTAGGTATCACCGGGCCGATCCTGCGGGCCACCGGCCTGCCCCACGACCTGCGCAAGTCCCAGCCCTACTGCGGCTACGAGAACTACGACTTCGACGTCATCACCGAGACCGGCTGCGACGCCTGGGGTCGCTACCTCATCCGGGTCAACGAGATGAACGAGTCGATGAAGATCGTGCAGCAGTGCCTGGACCGGCTCGAGCCGGGCCCGGTCATGGTTGCCGACAAGAAGATCGCCTGGCCCGCGCAGCTGTCGGTCGGCGGCGACGGCATAGGCAACTCGCTGGAGCACATCAAGAAGATCATGGGCGAGTCGATGGAGGCCCTGATCCACCACTTCAAGCTGGTGACCGAGGGATTCCGGGTCCCGGCCGGCCAGGTTTACGTGCCGGTGGAGCACCCTCGCGGCGAACTCGGTTGCCACCTCGTCTCCGACGGCGGGACCCGGCCCTACCGGGTGCACTTCCGCGATCCGTCGTTCACCAACCTCCAGGCGGTTGCCGCGATGAGCGAGGGCAGCCTGGTCGCCGACGTGATCGCCGCGGTCGCCTCGATCGACCCGGTCATGGGAGGCGTCGACCGATGA
- a CDS encoding NADH-quinone oxidoreductase subunit B family protein encodes MGIEEKLPSGFMLSTVEGLAGYMRKNSLWPATFGLACCAIEMMATGTGRYDIARFGMEAFRASPRQADLMIVAGRVSQKMAPVVRQIYDQMANPKWVLAMGVCASSGGMFNNYAVVQGVDHIVPVDIYLPGCPPRPEMLLDAILKLHDQIQATKLGAHGVKARRAAEEAALLAQPTSDMKGLLR; translated from the coding sequence ATGGGGATCGAGGAGAAACTCCCCAGCGGGTTCATGCTCAGCACGGTCGAGGGACTGGCCGGCTACATGCGCAAGAACTCGTTGTGGCCGGCGACGTTCGGACTGGCCTGCTGCGCCATCGAGATGATGGCCACCGGAACCGGACGCTACGACATCGCCCGCTTCGGGATGGAGGCCTTCCGGGCCTCGCCGCGCCAGGCCGACCTGATGATCGTGGCCGGCCGGGTGAGCCAGAAGATGGCCCCGGTCGTGCGCCAGATCTACGACCAGATGGCCAACCCGAAGTGGGTCCTGGCGATGGGCGTCTGCGCGTCCTCCGGCGGGATGTTCAACAACTACGCGGTCGTCCAGGGCGTCGACCACATCGTGCCGGTCGACATCTACCTGCCCGGCTGTCCGCCGCGTCCGGAGATGCTGCTGGACGCGATCCTCAAGCTGCACGACCAGATCCAGGCCACCAAGCTGGGCGCCCACGGTGTCAAGGCCCGTCGCGCCGCGGAGGAAGCTGCGCTGCTCGCGCAGCCGACCTCGGACATGAAAGGTCTGCTGCGGTGA
- the nuoE gene encoding NADH-quinone oxidoreductase subunit NuoE, producing MSVLDENVRYDMRKIVARYPQSRSALLPMLHLCQSIEGYVSPEGVAICAEELGITVAEVGAVATFYTMYKRRPIGDYHVGVCTNTLCAVLGGDTIFAELKAHLGVGNDETTPDGKVTLEHIECNAACDYAPVMTVNWEFFDNQTPSSAKELVDGLRAGNPPAPTRGAGPVCTWKEASRVLAGFYDGRADEGPAAGPESLLGLRYAKQRGEAAPAMPDGRI from the coding sequence ATGAGTGTTCTGGACGAGAACGTCCGCTACGACATGCGGAAGATCGTCGCCCGCTACCCGCAGTCGCGCTCGGCCCTGCTGCCGATGTTGCACCTGTGCCAGTCGATCGAGGGTTACGTCAGCCCCGAGGGCGTCGCGATCTGCGCCGAGGAACTCGGGATCACGGTCGCCGAGGTCGGCGCGGTCGCGACCTTCTACACGATGTACAAGCGTCGCCCGATCGGCGACTACCACGTCGGGGTCTGCACGAACACGCTCTGCGCGGTGCTGGGCGGCGACACGATCTTCGCCGAGCTCAAGGCGCACCTCGGCGTCGGCAACGACGAGACCACCCCGGACGGCAAGGTCACCCTCGAGCACATCGAGTGCAACGCCGCCTGCGACTACGCGCCGGTGATGACGGTCAACTGGGAGTTCTTCGACAACCAGACGCCGTCCTCGGCCAAGGAACTCGTCGACGGCCTCCGCGCGGGCAACCCGCCCGCGCCGACCCGCGGCGCCGGTCCGGTGTGCACGTGGAAGGAAGCCTCCCGAGTGCTCGCCGGGTTCTACGACGGCCGCGCCGACGAGGGGCCCGCGGCGGGTCCGGAGTCGTTGCTGGGGCTGAGGTACGCGAAGCAGCGGGGCGAGGCCGCGCCGGCCATGCCGGACGGGAGGATCTGA
- a CDS encoding peptidoglycan DD-metalloendopeptidase family protein has protein sequence MLKYFARGAAGVLAVGLTMVWQPASADAATSALYSDPVYWPLHVQSYVDCTDKVLPGCPTPHTFWGVDVIPSGQAPNTAGSTAGVYSMGAGIAHIGNAHGSACGTGTATDFGTWVWVDHGGGVVSRYGHLGSIAIKEGQHVASGALLGTVGNTGNAALKDCWLNYVDFQVLHDGYHGPSVEFSTTGLGTPDGDLLGCSGSTTQSWPNALADGFTRINDMWEKTIVPASSNSCLPGFLAASVTNSPTEKVSAGKGSVSVSWGSGPSGTNAVRIEVGMYHPTTGAYDSQWNETWRDVSSATKSASFGGLKHKIKYRVRIWYHTAAGWRANTGFTSVTTK, from the coding sequence GTGCTCAAGTACTTCGCCCGGGGTGCTGCGGGCGTCCTGGCAGTGGGTCTGACGATGGTGTGGCAGCCGGCCTCGGCCGACGCGGCAACCTCGGCCCTGTACTCCGACCCGGTCTACTGGCCGCTGCACGTGCAGTCCTACGTCGACTGCACGGACAAGGTCCTCCCTGGGTGCCCCACGCCGCACACGTTCTGGGGTGTGGACGTGATCCCGAGCGGCCAGGCACCGAACACGGCGGGCTCCACCGCGGGCGTGTACTCGATGGGCGCGGGGATCGCGCACATCGGCAACGCCCACGGCTCGGCGTGCGGGACCGGAACGGCCACCGACTTCGGCACCTGGGTCTGGGTGGACCACGGCGGCGGCGTCGTCTCCCGCTACGGCCATCTGGGCTCGATCGCCATCAAGGAAGGCCAACACGTCGCGTCCGGTGCCCTGCTGGGCACCGTCGGCAACACCGGAAATGCCGCGCTGAAGGACTGCTGGCTGAACTACGTCGACTTCCAGGTGCTGCACGACGGGTACCACGGGCCCTCGGTGGAGTTCAGCACCACCGGCCTCGGGACTCCGGACGGCGACCTGCTCGGGTGCAGCGGGTCGACCACCCAGTCCTGGCCCAACGCGCTGGCCGACGGGTTCACCCGCATCAACGACATGTGGGAGAAGACGATTGTCCCGGCCTCCTCCAACAGTTGTCTGCCGGGCTTCCTGGCCGCGTCGGTGACCAACTCCCCGACCGAGAAGGTCAGCGCGGGCAAGGGCTCGGTGTCGGTCAGCTGGGGCTCCGGGCCCAGCGGTACGAACGCCGTCCGGATCGAGGTCGGCATGTACCACCCGACCACCGGGGCCTACGACAGCCAGTGGAACGAGACCTGGCGCGACGTCTCGTCCGCGACGAAGAGTGCCTCGTTCGGCGGACTCAAGCACAAGATCAAGTACCGGGTCCGCATCTGGTACCACACGGCCGCCGGGTGGCGCGCCAACACCGGATTCACCTCCGTCACCACGAAGTGA
- a CDS encoding geranylgeranyl reductase family protein, producing the protein MVDSATVERADVIVVGAGPAGSTAAFHLARAGLDVALLEKAAFPREKVCGDGLTPRAVKQLIAMGVPTDVEDGWIRNQGLRIIGGGTRLELRWPDLAAFPDYGLVRPRQDFDEVLARHAQKAGARLYEQTNVSAPVLDERTNRVIGVKARREGGVVEYHAPLTLACDGNSTRLSLALGLHKREDRPMGVAVRTYYVSPRHDDDWLESWLELWDRTGSTPRLLPGYGWVFGVGDGTCNVGLGILNTSSAFGKTDYRAMLRTWMDSTPEEWGFREANRRGEIQGAALPMGFNRTPHYTRGVLLVGDAGGMVNPFNGEGIAYAMESAALAAEVVAQALAASSETARERVLHGYPRALQDAYGGYYTLGRIFVKAIGNPNVMKIATRHGLPHPTLMRFTLKLLANLTDPSGGDAMDRVINGLQKIAPAA; encoded by the coding sequence GTGGTCGACTCAGCGACAGTCGAGCGGGCCGACGTCATCGTCGTCGGTGCCGGTCCCGCAGGGTCGACGGCGGCGTTCCATCTGGCCCGCGCCGGCCTGGACGTGGCGCTGCTGGAGAAGGCTGCGTTCCCCCGCGAGAAGGTCTGCGGCGACGGCCTGACCCCCCGGGCGGTCAAGCAGCTGATCGCGATGGGTGTGCCGACCGACGTCGAGGACGGCTGGATCCGGAACCAGGGCCTGCGGATCATCGGCGGCGGTACCCGGCTCGAGCTGCGTTGGCCGGACCTGGCCGCGTTCCCGGACTACGGCCTGGTGCGGCCCCGGCAGGACTTCGACGAGGTGCTGGCCCGCCACGCCCAGAAGGCCGGGGCCCGGCTGTACGAGCAGACCAACGTCAGCGCGCCGGTGCTCGACGAACGCACCAACCGGGTGATCGGGGTCAAGGCACGGCGCGAGGGCGGTGTAGTGGAGTACCACGCCCCGCTGACCTTGGCCTGCGACGGCAACTCCACCCGCTTGTCGCTGGCCCTGGGGTTGCACAAACGTGAGGACCGCCCGATGGGGGTGGCCGTCCGTACCTATTACGTCAGCCCGCGGCACGACGACGACTGGCTGGAGTCCTGGCTGGAGCTGTGGGACCGCACCGGCTCCACCCCTCGACTGCTGCCCGGCTACGGCTGGGTATTCGGCGTCGGGGACGGAACCTGCAATGTCGGCCTCGGGATTCTGAATACCTCGTCCGCCTTCGGCAAGACCGACTACCGAGCGATGTTGCGCACCTGGATGGACTCCACTCCCGAGGAGTGGGGTTTCCGGGAGGCGAACCGGCGCGGGGAGATCCAGGGCGCGGCGTTGCCGATGGGCTTCAACCGCACTCCCCACTACACCCGTGGGGTGCTGCTGGTGGGCGATGCCGGTGGAATGGTCAACCCGTTCAACGGCGAGGGCATCGCCTACGCGATGGAGTCGGCGGCGCTGGCGGCCGAGGTTGTCGCCCAGGCACTCGCGGCGAGCAGCGAGACCGCTCGTGAGCGGGTCCTGCACGGATACCCCCGCGCGCTGCAGGATGCGTACGGCGGCTACTACACGTTGGGTCGAATCTTCGTGAAAGCGATCGGCAATCCGAACGTAATGAAGATCGCCACCCGGCACGGACTGCCGCACCCGACGCTGATGCGGTTCACGTTGAAACTCCTGGCGAATCTCACGGATCCGAGCGGTGGCGACGCGATGGACAGAGTCATCAACGGGCTGCAGAAGATAGCGCCGGCCGCCTGA
- a CDS encoding isochorismate synthase, producing the protein MTTAAVVEPLTVETVELTGPDATAVSDLLEMLPATAPFAWIRHGDGLVGWGEAARLQVSGPDRFARAVRWWRHLRSTAVVSDAVGLPGCGPVVFGSFAFADGPTPSTLVLPRVVLGRRAGRTWLTTVGGGSTMVPPLRRHVRSAPYRVEISDGALTAEQWRRAVAEAIDRIRAGELSKVVLARDLFARADGPVDVRHVLHALADAYPQCFTFTVDGLVGATPELLIRRFGAAVASRVLAGTVWRSDDAGEADAELAARLWDSTKEREEHAYAAHSAADALRPHCSNLTVPDAPAVLALPNVVHLATEVTGTLSSGASALELAGLLHPTAAVCGTPAASAAAVIAELEGMDRGRYAGPVGWMDATGDGEWGIALRCAQVEGDQLRLFAGCGIVAGSDPDVELAETAAKFLAVRDTLDAVDVDSACLS; encoded by the coding sequence GTGACTACCGCGGCGGTCGTGGAGCCGCTCACCGTCGAGACGGTCGAGCTGACCGGCCCCGACGCGACAGCGGTGTCCGACCTGCTCGAGATGCTCCCGGCCACCGCACCGTTCGCCTGGATCCGACACGGCGACGGCCTGGTCGGCTGGGGCGAGGCCGCCCGCCTGCAGGTCAGCGGGCCGGACCGGTTCGCTCGGGCGGTGCGCTGGTGGCGGCACCTGCGCAGCACCGCGGTTGTCTCCGACGCGGTCGGCCTGCCCGGCTGCGGCCCAGTCGTGTTCGGCAGCTTCGCGTTCGCCGACGGCCCGACCCCCTCGACCCTGGTGTTGCCGCGCGTCGTCCTCGGCCGCCGCGCCGGGCGCACCTGGCTGACCACCGTCGGCGGCGGGTCCACGATGGTGCCCCCGCTGCGGCGGCATGTGCGATCGGCGCCGTATCGGGTGGAGATCTCCGACGGGGCGCTGACCGCCGAGCAGTGGCGCCGGGCCGTGGCCGAGGCCATCGACCGGATCCGGGCCGGCGAACTGTCCAAGGTCGTGCTGGCCCGCGACTTGTTCGCGCGGGCCGACGGCCCGGTCGACGTCCGCCACGTGCTGCACGCCCTGGCCGACGCGTACCCCCAGTGCTTCACGTTCACGGTCGACGGCTTGGTCGGCGCGACCCCGGAGCTGCTGATCCGACGGTTCGGGGCCGCGGTGGCCTCCCGGGTGCTGGCCGGCACGGTCTGGCGCTCCGACGACGCCGGTGAGGCGGACGCCGAACTTGCCGCCCGGCTCTGGGACTCGACCAAGGAGCGCGAGGAGCACGCCTACGCGGCGCACTCGGCCGCCGACGCGCTACGCCCGCACTGCAGCAACCTGACCGTGCCGGACGCCCCGGCGGTTCTTGCCCTGCCGAACGTGGTCCACCTGGCCACCGAGGTCACCGGCACCTTGAGTTCGGGCGCGTCCGCGCTCGAACTGGCGGGGCTGCTGCACCCGACCGCGGCCGTCTGCGGCACCCCGGCGGCCTCCGCGGCAGCCGTGATCGCCGAGCTGGAGGGCATGGACCGGGGCCGCTACGCCGGGCCGGTCGGCTGGATGGACGCCACCGGCGACGGTGAGTGGGGCATCGCGTTGCGCTGCGCCCAGGTCGAGGGCGACCAACTCCGCTTGTTCGCGGGCTGCGGCATCGTCGCGGGCTCCGACCCGGACGTGGAGCTGGCCGAGACCGCGGCGAAATTCCTGGCCGTGCGCGACACCCTCGACGCCGTCGACGTCGATTCGGCTTGTCTCAGCTGA
- a CDS encoding M23 family metallopeptidase — protein sequence MTLAPNYAEAATSALYSDPVYWPLHVQSYVDCTMTNPGCSNHHDFYGVDVIPTGQRSGAPLSQAGVYSMGAGIAHIGDAKGAACGTGTATDFGTWVWVDHGGGVVSRYGHLSKIDIAEGQHVAAGALLGVVGNTGDSSTLYCDENYLDFQVLRNGYHGPSVPFSTKGTGSPDGDLLGCSTESLQLWPLNLSVGITTIEAMPEKTDVPASSNDCLPRYTAASLPGAPGLHLTAMPHAVQATWTGSLPAGADNVRIEVGAYHPSTKAYDSQWNESWRDVNTSIRTATKGSLKRKTKYRVRVWFHTAQGWVANTGYQSITTK from the coding sequence GTGACCTTGGCGCCAAACTATGCGGAAGCCGCCACTTCCGCCCTGTACTCCGACCCGGTCTACTGGCCGCTGCACGTGCAGTCCTACGTCGACTGCACGATGACCAATCCCGGCTGCTCCAACCACCATGATTTCTACGGCGTGGACGTCATCCCGACAGGCCAGCGCAGCGGTGCCCCGTTGTCGCAGGCCGGCGTCTACTCGATGGGCGCGGGCATCGCCCACATCGGCGATGCGAAGGGAGCGGCCTGCGGTACCGGCACGGCCACCGATTTCGGGACCTGGGTCTGGGTCGACCACGGCGGCGGCGTGGTCTCCCGCTACGGCCACCTGTCGAAGATCGACATCGCCGAGGGTCAGCATGTCGCGGCCGGTGCCCTACTCGGCGTCGTCGGAAACACCGGCGACAGCAGCACGCTCTACTGCGACGAGAACTACCTGGACTTCCAGGTGCTGCGCAACGGGTACCACGGGCCCTCGGTGCCGTTCAGCACCAAGGGCACCGGCTCGCCGGACGGTGACCTGCTGGGGTGCTCGACCGAGTCGTTGCAGTTGTGGCCGCTCAACCTCTCGGTCGGGATCACGACGATCGAGGCGATGCCGGAGAAGACCGACGTGCCGGCGTCCTCGAACGACTGCCTCCCGCGCTACACCGCGGCGTCGTTGCCCGGCGCGCCCGGGCTGCACCTGACCGCGATGCCGCACGCCGTGCAGGCGACCTGGACCGGGTCGCTGCCGGCCGGCGCCGACAACGTCCGCATCGAGGTCGGTGCGTACCACCCGAGCACGAAGGCCTACGACAGCCAGTGGAACGAGTCGTGGCGCGACGTCAACACCTCGATCCGCACGGCAACGAAGGGATCCTTGAAACGGAAGACCAAGTACCGCGTCCGGGTGTGGTTCCACACCGCCCAGGGCTGGGTCGCCAACACCGGGTACCAATCCATAACGACCAAGTGA